In the Argiope bruennichi chromosome 8, qqArgBrue1.1, whole genome shotgun sequence genome, ttttttgagagttaaaataatgtgtcatcatcatttaaatttttttacagaatgaaGATATATCTAATATCAGTTTTGAAACGCATGAAGAGCCTGACAATTGTACTTCAGAGTTATATCATTCTGAAAATCTTTCAGATTCTCTAAATCTAGAAATGTCTTCACAACCAAACTGTAAGACATCTGAATTAGATGTAACATCTAAAAACAATAACATATGCCATACAGAAATACAGAAAAAGTACTTGTTATCTAATGATTTTTTGAATACTGTAGATGgccttaaaaaaatatcagcacAGGAATCAAATCTTtgtgaatttacaatttttggaCTTTATGTTGCTTCCCAATTGCAACAAATGCCTTTGGAAGATGCctataaattaaaagagaaaattcaaaatattttaactcaatcTTGTCCACAGTCTCTAAAAGAgccttcttttttttcatatacaccTCAAATCAGTTCAGATAGGAAAAATGAGAATACTTGTTCTGGTTTACAAGCTAAGTCactcattattaaaaacaatgaaaaagataaaaatcaatcaattcaaCATCTATCATCTTATCCTGTTATTTTACAATCGTTTGTTTTACCATCAACGGCAATAAATACCAATGTTCCTATAGAGTTTATGCGCTAGAGAGCTGTGTGACCAAgtatggtttatttttattattatatcttgtTATGTAGATTTTATATAGATaggtttattctttattttatctctatCCTCTGAGAAATGTATAAAGTATGGCTTACTGtaaatttttctgattaataataaattgcattttaatttctatggggatgttcttattttttcattggCAGTAATAGTATCAATTTAAATGTTTCCAAACAAATATGCTTCTAATTTGAATATtgttcaatttaattcaaaacaatatttgaagTATAATTTTAGCAGTTGCTTTAGAGAGTTTGCAGTTTGAAAaagaatcaatgaaatatttgtaaattttcttttgaattaaaaaaaaaaaattaggttatcATAAGATTTGtctctgaaaatataattcttcatgtGCCTTCTTGTGAAATACATTTTAGCcaaacatacatatataaaagaaattgcagaTTCTAACAGTAGTGATTATTTAACTAATACGTGTTTTAGTTTCCACTTTGCTAAACAttctgaaacattaaattttgtatctgtCTATTATTCTGCATTTATGTAGTATGAATTTTCTATTACATTAATTGGTTCTCAAAGATGATTAAAAgttaaatcagtaattttttgtcattaactTGGTATTATCATATTACCATAGCTCTTTGaccttttgaaaagaaaataggtagtattattgcatttctttctatatattattatcttttttaattaaatttaatgtaacatCAATCagagatgattttttaaaagttgtagcATCTCATTATGTAATAACTTCTTTGTTTGAGTTCAAAATGACAGTAAAAATATGGTTAGAAAAAAGATTGGAGGATGAAAAAAGTTgtctcaaataaaaaatattttgaaaatgaatttttatttggtcAGTTGAATTACAGTATCACACTTGAGAATTCTTATCATATTGATATTCAgttaatgtttacattttcatttgttaattttgaaatgttattaattgcaaagcaaatttttgttgtaaaaaagtgacttccaaaatattactttcgggaaaagaaatattaaaacaattgaattacattactttttaaacaaCATTTGCTGCAAATTACTTCAATTATAAGGTGCTTTTATTTCTGCTGTATCTCAACATATCTAAACaaacatatctaaaaaaatagcacattataaaatagctttttaaaaaaatacatctacaAAAGTACTAgaattacttcttttattataaatgtttagaaGTGAAAAgcttattgaatttaattttcatttatgtatcaaatttattttaatttttgaaataaaatcctttgtgattataaatatttttaaataaaagaaaaagaagaagggaaaaaaaacccttgaaGTTTTGgatatttagtaattaaaaatttaactgtgtTAGAACTCTAGGTCCAACAATCTTTTCTGTAGAAGTCACATGGTCACTTTATAAACAGTATGTTAGATTaataacattatcatattaaaatctgacattttaatcaattaagcATATTAACATGATACATGCATATTgatgtattttgtaatataaatctggttctaaaaatcaataatatttcattctgtatATGGCATGCAACTTAACATTGCTCAAAAGTAATTTAACAATCCGTCTTAATAtcatccatttatttaattttcaaatgatatatttgttcTAAATGAACTTGAGGAAGGTaatgagtttaaaattttcaaatctgcaaaattcaaatttattgcagtcgcttattaaattataaattcagttattattaacagattttaaaactagtatttttcttatgatttgtttaatttattttatatttttgaaatttaagggATATTTTTATGGTTTTGTTCTTAAACTAAACatctcaaatgaataaatttttaggatttctgttactatttttttttattggagagGATTATTGAATGAAgcattactttataatatttttggaattaaaaaaaaattctactaattcgaattttatttatttaaagaaacctCCTGtgtcttatttttcatttatctaaaattaattgtactataaatgttttcatatagaaatgctttatatattgaacaaaagtttaatttcaaaatatttttactgtcataacatttttaatttttaaagtttgaatctTAATTACAAAAAGTAGAAATCCTTTTTATTCTCAGCATTTTGCTCTTTCCTTTTAAATTCTCTATGTGGCATGAGACATATTTTATCTTAAGGCAAAACAtctaataaattttgtcttgtttattttaaagtttgcaagcattttaaagaagatttatatggaaatttcaaattataataactttCAAGCTAAATGTGCATAGTtaactttaacattttaattagtgTAACGAAGTAATTTACctacaattacatttttattcgtattataaatacattattattcatATCCAAGAAATGAAGATCTGAAAATGAAGTATGagattgaatgaaattaaatatgcatttgacAACATTACGATATAAAACGGCGGCATTAAAAACATCGATCTGTAACGAtcgattttataacattaaaaattatctatcgATATATGGTACTATTTGAATTGAGGAAATGTTTAGAGATTTTGAAAAGtaagaagaaagttttaaatttaatagcatCAGAtagggattaaaataaattaccaattaGGGTCATTAATAATTCGTTTttcattctgaataaaattttgttttcaatatacatttaatttacatttaaatgtgATTGtttgtgcaattattttttaatgttaatactGGGTATTCATTAAAAATCCTTTGGACGATTTGGGTTGGACCTTTagcctattttattaaaataataatgaagtgaaaaaaaaaaccccaaaaaatcTTCTAATTCTGCTGACATTTTATtggttgaatatattttttatttgaccagATTTACAATTCAAGGTAACACAGAACAATAAATATAAGCAAAGGGAACATGATAAATCCATTTTCCAAGTAAAAAGTTACATttgtataagaaaaaagaaattatttaaaatttcttgatatatttctGCATAAGTGAatggattaatatatatatatatatatatatatatatatataataaaatataactctcTGTctatagatttcaaattttaattctgttctaTTTAAGGATGGCTTAAGGTGATTAAAAGTATCTACAAAATAAGCGTATTTTTCTAAGCGATCATTTTAtacgattgattttttttttctctgaatatgCATCAAAATCGTAACGATCGATAAAATATAGGCCTGTCAGTGAAAGCATTTCGACTTGCAAATCTTATTGTGGTCATGTATGAGATTTTAATCTATCTGAAAGGAAAAGTGCAATGTCAGCTAATCTTTAATTACATCATATGCTTTGAAGTCACTGTTCATCCTTTTCTCATATATTCTTATGGGATTGTAAACAAAATGGGATTGTATATATCCTTTTCACGTGTGACAATGATATTCGTATTTTCTTCATATCTCTCAATGGATGACGTTGGCGCAGACAATCGAGGTGTTGTTATTTTCTGGTATATTATCACACATCTtaaaatcgaaaagaaataatataatatcattttatgtaaatatgtatatacaaagCATTTTTGATATGTGTTTCTTTTGCACATAAGgaatatgatttttgataatgcATCATTTTACCATTCAGAATCACAAAGGGATATCAATTCATCTTCTTCGCCTTTCACTATTAGGTTGGGGTGTGATCGATACCTTCCATTTTTTCGAAGAGCATCCTGCGAACGTCCGATGACGCACCAGTCTTGGAGAAGATTATCTTCTGAAGCTGCTCTATCATGTTTGCACAGTCCTAGCCCACTCGTTACTTCCAAAGCTTCAGAATCCACATTTTCCGTCGTGTTCGAATCAGCAAACAATCGGGTACATCctcgaatttcattttttatcaaagtCAAAACGATGTTTAAACGCACTTCGGAACCGTCGAATCGCAAACCAACAAGTTTTGGCCACAGACTGATGGTTTTTTCCACCAATTCaagattcaatttcatttttgattctgCCAATTTGTTGTTGATGAAAAATACAATCAGTTTAAGTTTTTCCTCGTTGGAAAATTTTTTGTTGTcgcaaaatttttgaatttcatttagaacTGGTGATACATTGTTATCTAgttgattcaaaaaattatatacaatggAAACAATGATGTTATCATCGATTTCTTTTCCGGCATTGTATCGAAGAACTTCTCTTCTTGCTTTAAAGCATCTTAGAAGAAAATCGAAATCGTTTCTATATAATGATTGTTTACCACTTACTGCCCTCAACActtcacttattttaaaaatagattttccgTTTATACCTATAAACAATGACGTAAAATCAAAAGttatgtttttaagtttattgctgctaatttcatttttgatgtcTTCTTCTCTTTTTGCCTCAAATTCTTTCAAGGATTCGTCCCATTTGATTAACTTTTCGTTGTAATTTGCAAGCAAAGCGTAAATCTCTTTTTTAGTTTTTCCTGTAACATCAGTGAGTCTGTAAGTTTCTTGATTTGTTGTACAGAAAAGAAAACAACCATACCATATAACTTTAGTCACCACAAAGTATACATTTCTTGCTGCTGATGGATAAACCTCAACAGGATTTAAAGCCGGGTTATTAGCTTGAAATTGTCCTATTATTTCATCATGAGTTATAACTTGAAAATAATCTTTAGTAAACTTTGATAGATGTATAAACAACTCCAAAGCATGTTTCAAACCTAAGTTCAAAGATCGAAAAAATGCTAAATGGGCGGCTGCGTCACCTAGACATATGAAATTGGATTGACTTCTCTGTTTGGCGTATCCacaactaataattatttttttcattttaacgcTGTTCAAATCAACACAGCATTCATCTACTAAAAGATTTCCAATTATGGAAGATATCGGATAAAAGATGCTATCTGATACTGGTTCTAGTGAGTTGAATGGATTCAAAGGATTTCGGTTTATATCCGGATGGTCTCTATCAAAATAACTGGCCAATCCACTGGTAATGAAAACCGGTATTGTCACATTCGTGAAACCATCACTGTCTTTGTTTTTGCTGACTACTACTTCGGTGAGCTTTACCCCTCGGACGTTTTTCATCACTTGGTATAAAGATGTAGCATTTTTGATAATTGCTCTGAAATTAATGTACATAGCATTTTGGAGTGGTGTAGTCACAACATTGTTTTCGTCATTaccaaacattatttttcttaagctACTGTTCCGTCCTGTACAGTCCAGTATCAAAGGATCAGAAGTTCTGTGTTCTCTTATCAATTCGCTGAAGCTTTTCACTTCTTTCAGGATGTAGTTAGCACCCAAGGATTTGGCTTCTGTGGTGAATCGTTCTTCCAATTCTTTTATAAGAATCCTATTCTTCTGCGCCTGCAGGTGATCGTAGAAGTTTTCGAAGAAATCACTTTTAATTCCTAAACGAGAAATCACATGTTGCGTCTCTTTGAATAAGTTGCTGTCCATTTTCAGATTGATATTTCGCGTGAATTCTTTTCGTTTTTCATACACTGTCACTGGAAAGTTTAACTGTCTGCATAATACTGCCATGAAGGATCCGACTGGACCAGAACCTACAATGACGATATGCTTCATTTCATCTGTCTTCAAGACTATTAATGTATTTAGTATAAGCTTATTCTATTCGAAGTACTAAGTTTTCGAGACTAACGTGAATTCAGTGAAAGCTTCACACTACGGCTATGTCTAGTTtgctattcaaaaatatttgtaataacgtTTTTATCATTTAAGATAGGGATGGATAGGTTTCGTTTATAACAAAGAAAACTAAGATAAGCGATCCATGCGGAAcctttatcttaaatttttgataacagAAGGCTCAATCCTTTTTGACTTTAAACCTAAGACATCTGTTCTCTCTCGCGCGCGCTTTCTCttttcaaccccccccccccttctaaattcaattttcttggcaaaacgatttttttaaaaaaattaattccattccTATTTCAAagcttaatataatttaaaaaatttactttggaTATTATTCGGATTGAAAGAAACTAGAATTTTGactcattttactttttaaatgaaaagataaaatttttaattagttattgattttttttagacatCTGTCAAAAGTTTTTGATCATCTGTAAATgagatatatagtttttttttattgtttgatattcaattttacttttattgaaattccgTTATAATAACTGTCCAAGAgtatatattataacatttgcataatttaataatttacttgcatgtatataataaaattatattttgtgcttGCATGCTCGAGACcattattctctaaaattttttatagagtaTAACAATTgcacatattatataaattgcttgcatatattacaattattatttttttttgtattaaaatcagtGTTTTCAAACAATTGTAAACTACTCTATAAACTGTAGCATGTTTTAATAACTAGCCAtgataagcttaaaatttaaaatttatgatattaattctactacgaattggattttttttttaaattctcgatTAAATTCTCGATTTGATTCtagattaattttggaaaaattgaacTCTTTTTTTATGAGAATTCTTCATTATAGATTGCTTGtgagataaaatatttgcttcaaagattaaaaaaaaaaaaaaaaaaaaaaactgaaatgatttaatgcaatgtaatttttatttacattgccATGATTCCTcctttaaatataacaataatgcTTTGCATCCAGagcataatatgatttttttcgcCTGTACTGGCAGCCATAAtcccaaaaatgcgtttttcaaaactgaaacatGGAACATCAATAAAATCTTGTGATCGAATTTTCGAAGAATATAATTCTTTCACTTTGTGTACatcgtatacgaggaagtaaaaaaaaaattgcataaatgcaCTAACGTTTTGATTCCATGGTGCACCTTAAGACTGATGCTCGCGCTCGGAGGTTAAGAACTACGTATTTACGTACTCCTTAATTCATTCCTCAAATCGGCACCATCTATATCTTTTTTACCCATTGTTATCAACAATTGCTTCCATCTCTACAAATATGTAACACTTGTGCTTAATTGAAATGTAGTTGAatagcattttgaaataataatatttttgtttgtaaattttaaatattactttattaactATGACGATATTCTAGAATTTGAtagtgattaatattttttttattgttaaatttataatctgcCTTTTTTTATACCTAGAATGGTTACAGctttaaatttttcgaagttCACAATAAATACTGTTTCGGTAATTCTGTTATATCTTGCTTCATTTCTTTTGTCTTCAAACACTTTATCACTTTTACATAGGTAAAGTAAGGGGTGGAACATAaacttttgataatattatcaatGTTCCTCAAAAAACGGGAAATCCCCTTTCTACGGAGGGAATTCCCCGTTTCTCCACTTAGATTTTGCtgcaacattaaaatttattgcgtCGAATACTCCAGCAGTAAGATAAGACATAAGATAAGATAGACAAGCttccgtaaaaatattttttatcttttttaaaattgtttttcggTGGATTTCGAAACGGTAAATCAATGTCACATTTGAAGCTACAAACCtccaatgaaatgaaccaaaggAATAAATAATGGTGATGATGTCGTGTGCATGTTATaacggaaagaggggtgcagtagcttctgagggtaaagtcGTCTGAGCACCCGAAGGAAGAAacctgacttctagctcatattaagatgacactcacacactcgcttgcacagcccctttttacaggggagcccTTTCACACTCCTTACAgatagaaggggggggggtgaacagggtgaagaacaaccatgcccgagccAGGACTCGAACTGAGACGTCTAGTTCACCAGGAAGATGCTCCACTCGTAGGCCAGGAAGGCGGCGTAAATGATGGTGGTTGGATCTTTCAATggatgacttaaaaaaaatatagtaaaaaaaatatttaggaggGGGGGGAATGAGGTATTTTCTTAGGtctaaatattttgagatgataTTGAAATACAAGGTCTTTGTTTTGTCACTAAATTTAATGAGgaattataatgtattattaatgtaTAACGCAATTATGGATCAGCTGCCACTTTAATACTCAATAAGTACTCTTCCGGTAAAGATGAATGTGAGCGAATTTTATTCTATCTTGATATTTCAGtatgtttttgatatttcatgCAAGAAGAATGGCAACATGCTAACTGTATTGAATGTCATGAATTGTGAAGAAGCGGACAAAAGAGGATGTCCCAGAAAACTCACTAAGTGATATATTATGTGTTATTAACCGCATGATGTTGACGAAAAGCAGTTGCGAAAAAGCCAAAAGTGCGTTCTTGTCGATTCATCGTATtaatgtggttaatacacaagcaccagAACACCGAATGTGTTGTGTTTTTTACATGGTTTTCACCAGCCTATTGAAATCAAAACTTGACAGAGAACGacaattgtaataacaaaattgtataccaaatttcatattttatttaagtttgcgtttacatgcttgtcaAGTACGGACCGATAAGTGAATCGACTAATTGACGGACTTGGTTTCAAGTTTGACTGGTACCttcactttaaatgttaaatctctTAGAAGCAGCTatctgtactaaattttatatatttggctctcttctttttgtaatcgTACTCACTTCGGACAGAACAGATTTCCTTggaatagatttctttcaaaatttcacagaaatctacagattaagtataaattttatcaaatttaatctaactcaaagcatttatgagttatcatgttcatagacagacataattccaaaaatgaatctTTCGGAttcaaggagatctgaaacgtggagattgtACAAAGACTCGAGTTCGAATATGATTACAATACAAGACAAAGTATATCGATTATCGAAAGTTATAAAAGactctttgtatacgagaaagtaaaaatatgcaatGGATATCAATTTAGAAAAAGTTATGTTTCAGCACTgtattaagaattaaaagttattttttcgcttatttttggaatgtagtttttataaacaaaagcaatagtttttttttctttttttgcttgctacagccataaaaaattattaataccatATACAATAGTTTTCTGCCAAACATATGGCAATTTTCTCTGaaccaattaattaaattttcaatgtatttttaattttaataaaacacattTGGTAGCGGTTTTTGTGGTTATTCCGATATTAAAtcaacaattaatataatatgagacatgcaacttttttttgtaaacttacgTGTTTTTTCCTCAGCAGATAACAGTTAATAAactgtttttgaaatgtttatttcaacAAGAAACAGGTGTACTTTATCGGAATATTGATTGGTCTTTAATTACCAATgctttctatttcattaaaaaaaatcgatagccATGCATTATTTCCCTTCTTAATAATTACctcgtaaatttctttttagaattattgctCGGTTTTGTGTGATAATCTGTTTACGGAATcacaaaaaatttccaaaaaaatattctttttaacaataattccACAAGATTTTGAGCATTGTTTTAAACACCTATTTGAGCTttctttaaatactaattttactgTAATTCAGTTCTTAATCCTTAGTAACTTGTTTTATTCACTTACTAGCTATTATATCGCCCACGTTCTGTGTACCTAGGAGAAAAAAACTAAagcatatacagtggctcaaaaaattgagagtacaccttatttttacttcataaatccgactttcaatataaattacacattaccgggaagtgcaaacatgattttatttttacacataacaaatggtttaatttagagtaaaaataaagaaaaatcaacgaaaaatttctaaattgaaaattttcagaagcattttaaataaacatacgcagaattttgcctcaaaaaattgagaatacaccaatgaaatttttgcaatatcacgcatagaaacaaagtgtcactattaaattgcatgtcttttggctcttataatggtctctaaacgtcatggtaccgattcgacccatttttggtggtatctgaagacatttaaccccattcttcttgcaccacttgttttaaatgggttttgtttctaattttgtttctttgaacCCTTTTTTttgggtatggcccacgaatattcaatgacattgatgtcggggtactgtggtggtgtgtgtaactggtatttacaatga is a window encoding:
- the LOC129981513 gene encoding uncharacterized protein LOC129981513, which translates into the protein MRSYCCIPNCNSSSVDKEPGLSFHEFPTKNHFRNRWLKAIKTRVASDFQLDEKIKTKICSKHFKETDFSPMCSKRRRLKGCAVPSLFPDPESVTNVLELEIVVKKDVDESHNSSKDDELLNHSFDTNVNRLFSENEDISNISFETHEEPDNCTSELYHSENLSDSLNLEMSSQPNCKTSELDVTSKNNNICHTEIQKKYLLSNDFLNTVDGLKKISAQESNLCEFTIFGLYVASQLQQMPLEDAYKLKEKIQNILTQSCPQSLKEPSFFSYTPQISSDRKNENTCSGLQAKSLIIKNNEKDKNQSIQHLSSYPVILQSFVLPSTAINTNVPIEFMR